The following proteins are encoded in a genomic region of Gemmatimonadota bacterium:
- a CDS encoding cyclase family protein: MARRIWDISPPLTADLAVFPGDTPLSREVLLDFARGDALRLSTLRSTVHVGAHVDAESHYAEPGLSIEAEPLERFIGPCDVLRVRAADGEHLRVSDLPRAPRHPRVLLATGSAPDPARFDGTFVALDPAVVDHLADQGVRLVGLDTPSVDRADSKELPAHQRCYARDVRILEGVVLTDVPEGEYELIALPLRLVGFDASPVRAVLRALG, translated from the coding sequence ATGGCACGCCGGATCTGGGACATCTCCCCGCCGCTCACGGCGGATCTCGCGGTCTTCCCGGGGGACACGCCGCTGTCCCGCGAGGTGCTGCTGGACTTCGCCCGCGGGGACGCGCTCCGGCTCTCCACGCTGCGGAGCACGGTGCACGTGGGTGCGCATGTGGACGCGGAGAGCCACTACGCCGAGCCCGGGCTGTCCATCGAGGCGGAGCCGCTGGAGCGCTTCATCGGCCCCTGCGACGTGCTGCGCGTGCGCGCCGCCGACGGGGAGCACCTGCGCGTCTCCGACCTGCCGCGCGCGCCCCGGCACCCGCGTGTGCTGCTGGCCACGGGCAGCGCGCCCGATCCCGCCCGCTTCGACGGGACGTTCGTGGCGCTGGATCCCGCCGTGGTGGATCACCTGGCGGATCAGGGCGTGCGCCTCGTGGGGCTGGACACGCCGAGCGTGGACCGGGCGGACTCCAAGGAGCTGCCGGCCCATCAGCGCTGCTATGCCCGCGACGTGCGCATCCTGGAGGGCGTGGTGCTGACGGACGTGCCCGAGGGGGAGTACGAGCTGATCGCGCTGCCGCTCCGCCTGGTGGGCTTCGATGCCAGCCCGGTGCGCGCGGTGCTGCGCGCGCTCGGATGA
- a CDS encoding class I SAM-dependent methyltransferase yields the protein MSRPLPRVLLAPGRERSLERRHPWIFKGAIRSVEGEPGVGDTVEIRAHDGRWLALAAYSPASQIAARVWTFERDATVDEAFLEARVRAALARRADLLTEPDGGCRLIFGEADELPGLIVDRYADQLVLQVLAAGAERWRDALVAALQAALPDARIYERSDASVRGKEGLPQRTGPVVGDAPAGPVEIQEDGARFQVDVERGHKTGFYLDQRDARAWLSAHASGKDVLNVFAYTGAFGVVARTGGAAGLTQVDSSADALEAAERHLALNGVATPEDELVRGDAFEVLRRFAEEGRQWDVVVLDPPKFIESKAQLQRGARGYKDINRVALACVRPGGTLLTFSCSGLLEPDLFQKIVADAALDAGRTGRIRARLFQGRDHPVLLPFPESAYLKGLVVRVEG from the coding sequence GTGTCCCGCCCCCTGCCGCGCGTGCTGCTGGCCCCGGGTCGCGAGCGCTCCCTGGAGCGCCGCCACCCGTGGATCTTCAAGGGCGCCATCCGCAGCGTGGAGGGGGAGCCCGGCGTCGGCGACACCGTGGAGATCCGCGCGCACGACGGCCGCTGGCTGGCGCTGGCCGCGTATTCCCCCGCGTCCCAGATCGCGGCGCGCGTGTGGACGTTCGAGCGGGACGCCACGGTGGACGAGGCCTTCCTGGAGGCGCGCGTGCGGGCGGCGCTGGCGCGGCGCGCGGACCTGCTGACCGAGCCCGACGGCGGATGCCGGCTGATCTTCGGCGAGGCGGACGAGCTGCCGGGGCTGATCGTGGACCGCTATGCGGATCAACTGGTGCTGCAGGTGCTGGCCGCGGGGGCCGAACGTTGGCGGGACGCCCTGGTGGCCGCGCTGCAGGCGGCCCTGCCGGATGCACGGATCTACGAGCGCTCGGACGCGTCCGTGCGCGGGAAGGAGGGCCTGCCCCAACGAACAGGACCCGTGGTGGGGGACGCGCCCGCGGGGCCGGTGGAGATCCAGGAGGACGGAGCCCGCTTCCAGGTGGACGTGGAGCGCGGTCACAAGACCGGGTTCTACCTGGACCAGCGGGATGCGCGCGCCTGGCTCTCCGCGCACGCCAGCGGGAAGGACGTGCTGAACGTGTTCGCCTATACGGGCGCGTTCGGTGTGGTGGCCCGGACGGGCGGTGCGGCCGGGCTCACCCAGGTGGACAGCTCGGCGGACGCGCTCGAGGCCGCGGAGCGGCACCTGGCCCTGAACGGCGTGGCCACCCCCGAGGACGAGCTCGTGCGGGGCGATGCGTTCGAGGTGCTGCGCCGCTTCGCGGAGGAGGGCCGGCAGTGGGACGTGGTGGTGCTGGACCCGCCCAAGTTCATCGAGTCCAAGGCCCAGCTCCAGCGGGGCGCGCGCGGCTACAAGGACATCAACCGGGTGGCGCTGGCCTGCGTGCGGCCCGGCGGCACGCTGCTGACGTTCTCGTGCTCGGGGCTGCTCGAGCCCGACCTGTTCCAGAAGATCGTGGCGGACGCCGCGCTGGACGCGGGCCGCACCGGCCGGATCCGGGCCCGGCTGTTCCAGGGCCGTGACCATCCCGTGCTGCTCCCGTTCCCGGAGTCGGCCTACTTGAAGGGGCTGGTGGTGCGGGTGGAGGGCTGA
- a CDS encoding HNH endonuclease, whose amino-acid sequence MPFTLDVLELGRLYTRPELARLWGYQGFEAISRGVVTPADSATIVLFVTREKQQSLTQYRDFISGDRLYWEGQKRHGTDDRIARAHESGEQIHLFYRDVHHTPFRYYGQLLATRFVRKRDKPSEFTFQLVHDLSAEDDVRSHESELAAIEETERREIVRARVGQGRFRADLLRVWGECAVTGVDRADLLRASHIKPWRFSSNRERMDRFNGLLLLPQYDHLFDRGYITFHDDGRLEPSPAITSVPADRLGVELRSRLRRVEDRHLPFLEYHREQVFVARRG is encoded by the coding sequence ATGCCATTCACGCTTGATGTTCTTGAGCTGGGTCGCCTCTATACACGGCCCGAGTTGGCACGTCTCTGGGGATATCAGGGATTTGAAGCGATCTCGCGCGGGGTCGTTACGCCTGCCGATAGCGCAACGATCGTCTTGTTCGTTACCCGGGAGAAGCAGCAGAGTCTTACTCAATACCGTGACTTCATCAGCGGGGACCGGCTCTATTGGGAGGGCCAGAAGCGCCACGGAACCGACGACCGGATCGCGAGGGCTCACGAGAGCGGCGAGCAGATTCACCTCTTCTATCGCGATGTGCACCATACCCCGTTCCGCTACTACGGTCAGCTACTCGCTACCCGCTTCGTCCGCAAACGAGACAAACCGAGCGAGTTCACCTTTCAGCTCGTGCATGATCTGTCAGCAGAGGATGACGTGCGTTCACACGAGTCGGAGCTCGCCGCGATAGAAGAGACGGAGCGAAGGGAGATCGTTCGCGCTCGAGTCGGCCAGGGTAGGTTCAGAGCCGATCTACTCAGGGTCTGGGGCGAGTGCGCAGTAACGGGGGTGGACCGAGCCGATCTCCTGCGCGCCTCTCATATCAAGCCGTGGCGCTTCAGTTCCAATCGGGAACGCATGGATCGGTTCAATGGGCTGCTCCTGCTCCCCCAGTACGACCATCTGTTCGATCGCGGATACATCACGTTTCACGACGACGGGCGCTTGGAGCCGTCGCCGGCGATCACATCCGTGCCGGCAGACCGACTCGGCGTGGAGCTCAGATCCAGGCTCCGACGCGTGGAGGACCGACACTTGCCATTTCTGGAGTATCACAGAGAACAGGTCTTTGTAGCACGACGAGGGTAG
- a CDS encoding DUF2905 family protein, translating to MSRTRLAPLLGKLGVLAILLGVAVWRGAFRWFGHLPGDINAVRDGVQIYVPFTSLVVLALLLGIILAVVGRWVGR from the coding sequence GTGAGCCGCACCCGCCTCGCTCCCCTGCTGGGGAAGCTCGGTGTGCTGGCCATCCTGCTGGGAGTGGCGGTGTGGCGGGGGGCCTTCCGGTGGTTCGGCCACCTGCCCGGGGACATCAACGCGGTCCGGGACGGTGTGCAGATCTACGTGCCGTTCACGTCACTGGTGGTGCTGGCACTCCTGCTCGGGATCATCCTCGCGGTGGTGGGGCGGTGGGTGGGGCGGTAG
- a CDS encoding Rid family hydrolase has protein sequence MSEQKQGGGTARPDIIVSARAPEPVGPYPHARRVGSLIFVSGMGPRRRGEKQIPGITFDDDGRVLDWDIQVEARAVFDNLRVILEDAGSSLERIVDVTVFLTDIGRDFQAFNQVYGEILGHVQPSRTTVEVGRLPTPIHVELKVIATVDA, from the coding sequence GTGAGCGAGCAGAAGCAAGGCGGCGGGACGGCGCGTCCCGACATCATCGTGAGCGCGCGGGCGCCCGAGCCGGTGGGACCCTACCCGCATGCCCGACGGGTCGGCTCGTTGATCTTCGTGTCGGGGATGGGACCCCGGCGGCGCGGCGAGAAGCAGATCCCCGGCATCACGTTCGACGACGATGGCCGCGTGCTGGACTGGGACATCCAGGTGGAGGCGCGCGCGGTGTTCGACAACCTGCGCGTGATCCTGGAGGATGCCGGCTCCAGCCTGGAGCGCATCGTGGACGTGACGGTGTTCCTGACGGACATCGGGCGCGACTTCCAGGCCTTCAACCAGGTCTACGGAGAGATCCTGGGCCACGTGCAGCCGAGCCGCACCACGGTGGAGGTGGGACGCCTTCCCACCCCGATCCACGTCGAGCTCAAGGTGATCGCCACGGTGGACGCGTGA